The Periophthalmus magnuspinnatus isolate fPerMag1 chromosome 15, fPerMag1.2.pri, whole genome shotgun sequence genomic sequence caactatgcagataaCACTCAGATCTacgtctcactggcagcaggtcaATATGGGctagtggattcactctgccactgcatccaacagatccgtgtgtggatgcaaaacaactttctgcACCTAACTCAGACAAGACTTAAGTAATCATTTTgacccacagaaacagagaggaattgtcagcagtcacctccagtctctctctctaaaatcttCAAGTCAGGCtaaaaatctaggggtaataatgaagacttgaactttaacagccacatcaaatcagtaacatctgaagctttttaccacctaaaacaAATATTGCAAAGTCAAAGGtgtactgtcaaagccagacttagagagacttatccatgcttTTGTCTCCATTAGTTTACACTACTATAACGGCCtcctcactggcctctccaaacgtgcattaagacagctgcagtacatccagaatgctgctgcttaGGTCCTGACTAGagccaggaagtacgagcacatacgTCCTGTGcgcaggtctctgcactggcttcctgtacctcagagaatagactttaaagcagctctgcttgtgaacaagtctctccatggcctagcacatCTAGGCCATattaaagtacatctccaacatgttagtgccatatgaaccatctggcactctgagaacttcagggacaggcctcttgctggtgcccagagtcaggactaaacatggagaatcatcgtttcagttttatgcagctaaaatctggaacagtcttcctaaagatgtgagacaggcctctacttggacaatatttaaatccaggctcaaaacagttttgtttagctgtgcatacgactgaaaggttattattctgcactcttttgttttaatgttaattctatgatgattatttatgttttgatttgtgtgattttaatgtgtttctgtcgtaacgtctgacaggagggaccaaaaagacagaaggTCGCTGGTATGGACGGCTTAACTTGGGACACGTGGAATGTAGGGTGGAtgcagagggaaggaggaagctgCAGCTGTATGGCAGACTGGTTAATGATCTTCGTGATTTTTAAGGGGGCCAGGAAGCGAGGAGAGAGTTTCTGGAAGTCAGTCTTAAGTGGAATATTTTTGGAAGAAAGCCAGATTGACTAACCTGGTTGATATTTAAGAGCGAGGGTGCGGTGCCGGTCTGCAGCTGCTTTGGTCCAGGCCCCAGATTGGAGGAGGGTGGCTCTGGTCCTTCCCCAGACTCTGCGGCAGTGTTGGAGGCAGTGATGTACAGATGGTACCGCCAGGTCCTTTTCCTCCgacaggaagagaggaggcTGGTACCCAAGGGAGGCTTGGAACTGGGATATACCAATAGCAGAACTCACCAGGGAATTGTGTGCATACTCGATCCACCGTAGGATTGTGCTCCAGGCAGAAGGGATGGGGACAAACGACAAGAGAAAAAGGCACAGGGATACAGACGACTGTGGGGTTTGAACCTTTGGGAGAGGACAGCACCGGTGTCTGAGGCGTCTACCTTCACAACAAACTGGCGAGAGAGGTTGGGCTGACATAGGATCGGGGCCGAAGTGAATAGGTCCTTCAGCTTGTTGAAGGCGCACTGGGCTTCTGGGGTCCACTTGAACTGTCTGAAGGGAGCTGtcttaagtatttcattttatttcattctcattagattttttaagcatatctttttaactttgtgcatgcccttatttgtatttctatttattcagtgtgtttatgttgcactttttcaccgaagcaagttcctagtttgtgaactgtgttcacagactatagcaataaaagtcttctgattctgattctgattctgagaaGTGAGTTTGGTGAGGGGTGTGACGACATAGCTAGTCCTGGATGAACTGTCTGGAGAAATTGGAAAACCTGATAAATCTTTGAATTTGCTTTCTCTTATTTGGTGTAGGCCAATCAGTAATGGCTTTGATTTTATTGGGATCAGCTTTCACCTGTTCATGCCCCTCAATGAACCCCAGGAAACTGACCTTATCTGCATGGAACTCGCACTTCTCGGCCTTGATGTAAAGTTTGTTTTCTAGGAGACGCTGGAGGACCTGGCGTACATGGTGCTGGTGTTCCTGTGGGGAGTGAGAAAAGATCAGAATATCGTCAAggtacacaaaaacaaaacaattcagaaAGTCTCAAAGCACGTTGTTGATAAGGGCCTGGAAGACTGCTGGGGCATTGGTTAGTCCAAATGGCATGACTAAGTATTTGAAATGTCCTAATGGAGTCTTAAAGGAAGTCTTCCATTTGTCCCCCTCCCGTATGCACACCAGGTGATATGCATTCCGAAAATCAAGCTTGGTGAAGATGGTGGCTCCGTGGAGTGGCGTAAAGGCAGAGTTAGAGTGGTAGagggtatttatttttcacgGTGATGTTGTTGAGGCCCCTGTCGTCAGTGCATGGTCATAGTGTTTTATCCTTCTTAGCGACGAAGAAAAACCCTGCGGCTAGGGAATTCCGAATATACTGTGTCATAGTCTCCTGTTCTGATTGGGAGGCGGCTGGAAGGCAAGGGGGCGCCAGGCAAGAGATCTATAGCacagtcatatgggcggtgggaAGGAAGCGAGAGTGCCCAACTCTTACTGAAGACATCCCGGAGATCATGGTACTCCTCAGGTACCTCCGGCTCGTCCGGAGGATGACTAGAGATGGAGTTGGTGCCCCCAGCAGGAGACAGGCCTGACTGCAAGCAGTTGGTGTGACAAGAGGAGCTCCACTCCGACACCCCCTAGCCCAGTCAATGATGGGGTTGTGAGCCACCAGCCAGGGATGGTCCAAGATGAGCGGTGTAGTGGGGGCAGAAATGACGTGAAATCGCCTGGTCTCATGGTAGTTGCCAGACAAAACTATGGTGACAGGCTCAGTGACGTGCGTTACCGTGACAGTCTCCCATTGAGTGCTAGGATTATAGGGGTTGTTCAAGTGGTTCCAGCCTTACCCCCGACTGctcggccacctgcttgtccagGAAATCCTCCTCCGCTACAGAGTCGATGAGGGCTAAGATGGGTGGGGCAATAGAGTGAAAGCACAGAGTAGCATCGAGttcaaatttattatttttcttctctGGGATGTGTtgctgacccaccagtactcccagtcctACTGATgggcgcccccttttggccACACTGGGCAGGTGGCAAGAAAATGTCCCCGTTTGCCACAGTACAGGCACTCACTCACCTAGCGGCATCGCAGGCGTTCCTCGACAGTCAGGTGCGCTTGACCCAGCTGCATAGTCTCCTTGGGGGGCGGTGTAGCAATGCGGACCACGGTCCGGACAGGCAAAcagcgtctctctctctctctgacgaCTCTGCAAGCGATTGTCGATTATTTAGCTAGGGACGCCAAAGATCTCAGGTCAGGCGGTTCATCGTGAAAAACCAATTCGTCTTTTAAGTGATCACTTAGTCCTTTTGTGAAGACGGCTTTTAATGCACTATCGGTCCAGTCCACCTCCGCAGCCAATGACCAGAACTCTATGGTGTAATCTCCCATGGATCTGGATCCCTGGGCAAGACTTAACAGGTGGAAAACGGCGTCAGTCTGATAATGCGGATGATCGAAGTCCGATCTGAAGTCACTCACAAAATTGTCAAAAGCCAATAGGTATAAGACAGTGTTTCAGAATTTGGAGTGCTCTTCCCCTCAATAATCCACAAACCTAGCGTATTTTAGCCATGTCAGATGTAAAGCTGGCTGAACATTGTTGGAACATGGAAGTGCACTGAAAAAGGAAACCCCGACAGAGGATAGCCTGACCTGTGGTGGTCCCAGTGGTGGTGGCGGTGGGAGCCGAGGGCGGGAGAGCAAGCAGAGAGGTGACCCGGTTGGAGAGCTGAGATACTTGCCGGGTCAGGGTTTGGTTACAGTCGAGCAGAGTCCAAatagtttgtttgtgttgtccaATAATTACCCCGTGATATGTAAACGCCCGATGAAGCATCTGATCCGGCCCCAagtctgattggtccattgtggccagatcgttctgtcgtaatGTCTGACAGGaaggaccaaaaagacagaactcaagGAAAGGTTTAACAGGAGTGCAAGCGcaaaaatgacggtagatcaatcGGTGAGTCGAGAATGGGGTATTTGCCATGGTCCGAGGGTAAAGCGTGAGTAGCAGAAACTGAGATGGGATGAACAGtaccggtagagaagagcagggttgGAAGCAGGAGAGCTGAGTGGGTCCAGGGAGTGggatctgatgaggagcaaaagtatccagtttagcaaagtcaaaGAGCGAAAAaccatgaactgagccaagcagggagtaccacagCGATACGTGGATGATTTGGAGTGTAAGGTcttggctcctcttatcctccccagatacagctgattgtagattagttccaggtgtgcatgggaggagccaagatctctgccccagctccaggctcagaaacagaagggaggggagaaagaacaaaaaaaaaggcaggacagacagcCTCAGGACAGACATCATGAcaccttcttattctgtaaaacactttgaattactttgtgtaccaattgtgttatacaaataaacttgccttgccttacacaCAAATAAGTTTTATTCAAATAATGTACAAAGTGATTGGAGCATCTAAAATTCTGACCCCTGGTTTGGAGTGACAAAACTGCTTTAGTGTTCAAACTGTTGTAAAATTGACTCGGTGTTACTTGATAAATCTCCTTATTAATATATGAACCTTATTAGTCgattttggtgatgttttgttttacacaggGGGTTTAATTATTTAGACAAGTTGCCCCGCTGTGATTAGTTAGTTAGACCACTTTAATCTAATCAGTGTCAGTGATCATTATAAGAATGTTATACTTGTTATTcaatgtttaaatatgttttactacattatttacatgaTTTAAATTTCTTGGAAAGTGATAACaaaatttcaaaaaataaataaataaataataataataataataataataataataataataataataataataataataataattgcatgTTAAATATTTGGACTTGTGACTACTATGAAAAATGCGTTTCTGTTATCCCAGACAAATAACTGTCAAATTAGTTTATATGCAGGACACttgtaacacaaaacacacacaaatctgctatttcacttttgtgatctaacttttttgtttttgaaaaactgCAGTGACAACTTATCCTAAGTGACAACATGCCCCTTTTACACTTCCACCGGTCTCCCCATTACACTTCTGGTCTGCACTTCCACCGGTCTCCCCATTACACTTCCACTGGTCACTTCCACCAGTCTCCCATTACACTTCCACTGGTCTTCCCATTATACTTCCACCGGTCTCCCCATGACACTTCTACTGGTCTCCCCATGACACTTCTACTGGTCTCTCCATGACACTTCAACTGGTCTCTCCATTACACTTCTACTGGTCTCACCATCCATGATGAGTGCCGCAGCACCGTTTCCTCTTCCACTCCAACAGGGAGCGGTAGAAACATTTGCACAGGCACGGTGAAAGAGGATCAGCCCATGGATCTcttaaaataagacaaactcGGCGTCGCGTCAGCCCCTGTCGTTCAGCCGCAGAGGTGGACACGCAGCTGGACATGCGCTCATAGGAGGATTCTGAAGAAAGGGGAATAGAACTACTGCAATAAGTAACTACAAAATAAGATGAAGAGGAAATAAGAAAGAGAGGCTTCTCACTTAAAGCAACTTGCCTACTGTCTATAAAAGTCAGTTATCAACAAAAGGTGACACTTTTATTGCAGCGTCCGTGTTAAGAGGGtttagagacagagggacaaagTAGCTTGCACATAGAAAATCATTTTCTCAACGTCGCTTTTCGAAGTTAACATTCGCAATTTtggccaaaataactgcaaaGTCGTTTCAAACTTCCGGGTTCAAAATCCAAAACCAGAATCCATTACGTTCATTACGTAGGTCATATCGCAGGATACATGTGTGCACATCACGCTTGTCACGTACCTGAGCCTCCTCCATTCAGAGTCACTCCAAGGAAGCAGATTATACATTATAAATTTAGGGGGTCAGTTCCCTTGCCCCAGGGAAGTAGCTTATTGAAGTAGCTTGCTTTCTCCAAATCAAGCTTGTTTAATGTGTTATGCGTTTTGCTTGACAGATGGTGACAGTTGTAACCCAGCAGCCTTGGGGTAAGGCCCTGGGGCAGGAGACTGTGCATATGTGGCGTGTGGAGTCCGCTCAGGTGAAGGTAGAGATACTCACTCTGGGGGCTACTCTCAAGTCTGTGCTGTGCAGAGGGAGGGACCAGCAGTGGGCTGATGTGGTGCTGGGATACTCTGACCTTCAGGgtgagatgatgatgatgatgatgatgataatgccACACAGCCACATAAACAAACTGGGGAACATTTTAGTTCAGGTACCACAGATTTCAGCTAATGAGAAGCAATGAGCATTTTAGGATAATTCCAGATACTATTATATTCAGTCAAAGTCTAGATATATGTTTGATACCTtgttttttatgactttttcaTTATAGtcaatattttattattcattgtcTTACTgccaaagcaagttcctagttcaCTGACAATGCctcgcccatgcactcattgTTATCACttttttgtagtgtttttttgttggatGTCCACTAACTACCATAACAACTACCACTTTGCTGTGTGTTCcataaaatgtacacaaacttttcacaattttatacaGTAAAATACTAGTCATACAaccattattatttatgtgcTGTGTTCAGTGCCTGATCATTTAGCATCAATAACTTATCATTTACTGGACTCTGTGCGTGGTGCTACAAAATATCCTATTACTTGGAGTATTTAGTAACTGACAGCAACCTGTGAACTACTTTATGTTCAGTTATGTTTATTATACTTGTTTATATCTTTATTTGTTATACGTAACCTCCTTGAAGCCTACTCTGTGCATTTTTCCCAGGATATCTGTCAGACAAGCGTTACTTTGGAGCTGTGATCGGCCGTGTAGCCAATAGAATCACTAAAGGACGCTTTGTACTCGATGGCAAAGAATATCAACTGGATATCAACAATGGGCCAAATGCACTTCATGGAGGGCTGGTGGGGTTCAACAAGGTCACTACATTCAAAGAATGAAATGTGACGTATAGTTAACTGAATGCCTATTCATTGTCATTTTTTCAAGAtggttattatttttcatttcttaTGTGTGTTTTGATGTATATGATTCTAAGCACTTTGTACAAACAGGCTGTATGGAAGGCTTTACCAGTGGAAGGAGGGGTGCAGCTGAGCCACACCAGCCCTGATGGAGACCAGGGCTATCCTGGAGAGGTGCAGGTCACACTCACATACCTGCTACGGGTAAGTCCAAACAGATACATGTCCACAGGTGGGACACAAAGTGGGATCTTGGCTTGCAACTTGTGATTGTTCATATCAAACacgtttttgtttcttttttttcagggGGAAACACTGACTGCTGAGTATCAAGCAAAGACTACAAAAAACACTCCGATCAACCTCACCAACCACTCCTACTTTAACCTGGCCGGACAGGTGATTTTGAAGGCTAACCCAGTTAGACCTCAATTTTAGTTAGCATAAtttcataaaaatgtatgtaggCTTTAGTATTTGTgttatgtatgcatgtatattGGTCCAGAATGCTGATAATGTCTACGACCATGaagtgtccatcagtgcagaGTGCTACCTGCCAGTGGATAACAACTCCATCCCCACAGGTAACTTTAGGCAtataaaacacctttattttccCCGCATCAGTTAAGATAGCCCGCGCATCGCTATTGTGCAGGTTTATAGCTTTTGATGGTGATATTGTTATTTCTCCAGGGGAGGTCAGAGCTGTTGAAGGGACTCCCTTTGACCTCAGGGGGCCAGTTTTACTTGGCCCTAGGCTGAAGAGGCTGCCAGGACCTGGGTTTGACCATAACTTCTGCCTGTGTTCCTATGATGAGCCCTGGGCAGAAAGACCAGCTGCCAGGTAAGGTCTTTCTGCACTTGTGTGTGTGCACGCCACTGCTCCACTGAACACTTGGCTTTTCACAGGGTGTGTCACCCAGCCAGTGGCCGAGTCCTGGAGGTGTTCACCAGCCAACCAGGCCTGCAGTTTTACACCGCCAACTATCTAGATGGCTCTATAATTGGGAAGGATGGGGTCACATATGGCAAACACTGCTCCTTTTGTCTCGAGACACAAAACTGGCCTGATGCTATCAACCAGGTACCATTCTGTTAAGCTGTGACCAGTTTCAGTCTACCCCCACTTTCTTCTCTTGTAATACTGGCTAATATTTGTAAAGGTGACAGGAATGTGCTAGCTGGAGTGTGCAGACTATTGTTAGTTGGGCTGCAGTTAAGTGTTAAAGAAGtgatacattttcaataataatataaagaagTAGTGCATTATTCGCTACTCATGCTGAAttttcaatatgtttttgtttgttaagcTTATTATACCTCTATAGTATCATcaggatttttgttttttacaagcTCTTTGTCTGACAAGGATTTTGGTGATGCATTGTCATTTCTCTGTCTTCAGACCTCATTCCCTAACTGCCTGCTGCGCCCTGGTGAACTGTACCACCATGTGACTCGCTATACATTCACCACCTGCTGACAGCCACATGCCAGATAATACAAGCAACATCAATACAGTGTAATGATAACATTATAATGagtattacaattattttaaatgtccaaaataaaataaatgtgaatctTTCTGAGGTTTTACTTAGGTACACTATTACTACAATGTCTTCTTCGTGTTAGGCATTGTAAGTCTGCCTCTTGGCATGCTGGGGTTGGAAAAAAAATAGTATGATTTTATTAGGCCATGATTTTGATTACTAATTcaattaaatttgtttttgtaaaaccCCAAATCACATTTCCAGCAAGATCATTAagttaaccaacagaaagttagaaaattaaACAGTGGAACACACATAAATCAATAACAGACCAGCAGCTTAACCAATattcatagaaaacaagcaaatgcaTAACTGCCCCAGAACATCCTCTGTCTTTAGACCCTTCTTCTTGGCAAGAAAATGTTCAAAACTGTAATTGCAGAAAATTGCTTTTGGTATTGGGATCTCTAAAGCATCACAAAGTTAACAATAGCATCACATGCTTGATGTTCCAATCAGAAATGGTAACAATCTAgtacacatgtcaaactcaaggcccaggggccaaatgtggccctccacatcattttatttacatctatgcaaattaatatgcaatatttgaaacttgaataagtaataaatacagaaacagttaattaacaagttaaaaagtagttacatctattttccatctggccctttgaggacagccattttgctgatgtggccctcggtgaaaatgcgtttgacacccctggtctattaTGTAAACTATTGATCACTTTTGATTAAGCTGTAGGTGTTATTTTTCAAAACCATGGAAAGCtcattgtattttttcctcaaaaaagtccattagcTCATCTCAGAAAATTGTAACAAACTGGACTAATCTCTCCGCTTATGTCACTTGAGATTGGTGTGTAATTTTGCCTCAGCAAAATAGATCCTTAAAGCTCAAGCAAAGCCAATAGTTAAATATGATTGTCTTATTATCAAACCTTTGTCTCGGTTCCACTCTTTTGCCCTCTTCAGAAGCATTATGTGATTTTAGCAGTGGGACAATGGGAATTTTTGCACACAAGCCTAATGTGATTGTTTAATGTCTTTGTAAATACACAAGTGCAAATTAAATTGTTTGGATTCCCACAACGTATCTGGAACCTGATTTACAGTATTCTACATGGAACTTTAAATAGTTCTGGTAGGTCTGTGTCAGGAAGCTAAAATGCAGCTAAACAAAGCATGATGCTCAAACATAAACCAACTTTCCAACCTTGGGATGAGGGATGCAGCTTTGAACAAGTTGGTCAGCAGTAGGCATCCTACTGCTTCAAAGCAACATCACATCTGGAAAAGGGCAGAAAAGGAGTACCTTTTCAAGTTGTGATAAAAACATAGGTCTGATAGTAAAGCAAAACATAGCATAATCATATCAGAGGGTGTGATGACTCCAACTGAActataaagtaaatatttttgtttgtcaaaCAATTTACTTAACCAATTGAAATACATAAAGCATTGTTTAGACACTTAAATACAGCATTAGCTTCTGTCAAACACTAGAGTGCGCTGCACGACCTGTGGCTGCCCAGCTGTCTGAGAGGTTGGTTGGGAAGCAGGGCTTTGGTTCAGTGCAACCTTAATGTACTTTGTTAAGGCATAGCAGTGTATTCTATggacaataacaataaatggCATTTACCTGATATCTGCCACACATGCATGTTGGCCCCAAAATATCAGAAAAGTTAATTTGCGTCTGTCTGCTCTGTACTTTAAAAATCtctcttttattgttattttattgtttttcccaACTTAGCTTCTCAGGTAGAGTTTCCCCTGATTTGATTATGCCTATCATCTTTGTAGCACCTGACATGGCATCTGCTTCCACACAGTCAGAGCCTTCTTATTTGACCAGTTGCAGTTTATCTTTTTTCTCAATGTAAGTATTGTTGTTGCAACAATTCTATCGTGTATTTTCACTGTACATGTTGATTctttactgttattatttttttgtctttttgtgtaCAGTAGATGAACCTTGAAAATCCCTTTTGGACAAAAGACATCACAAATGTGATTAGGAGATAAGTTATTTTATAACAggctttgtttgctttgtttgttgctgttgtttgtaGTGGACACATAATGGTTAATGGGAGGTGTTAAACAACATGTAGAGGTTTTTCTGTTTCACCTTTGTCTCAACGGACAGGAGCTACATGGTTACAGTACAGTAGCACTTACAGTTTTGCAGACCACTGCTGAGAATGGATTTGGTGAGTGGTTTGGGGATATTGGCCTTCAATGACCTCTGGTACCTGTTTATGTTCTGGCAGACAGTTGGTGAATGTAACACGTCCTCGTTACAGGTCATAAGCATTTCTTTACAGAGCCACTTATGAGCAGCACTATTCTTTATGCTTTAGCACCATGTCGCTATACAGACAGCATTGTGAAAA encodes the following:
- the galm gene encoding aldose 1-epimerase, whose amino-acid sequence is MVTVVTQQPWGKALGQETVHMWRVESAQVKVEILTLGATLKSVLCRGRDQQWADVVLGYSDLQGYLSDKRYFGAVIGRVANRITKGRFVLDGKEYQLDINNGPNALHGGLVGFNKAVWKALPVEGGVQLSHTSPDGDQGYPGEVQVTLTYLLRGETLTAEYQAKTTKNTPINLTNHSYFNLAGQNADNVYDHEVSISAECYLPVDNNSIPTGEVRAVEGTPFDLRGPVLLGPRLKRLPGPGFDHNFCLCSYDEPWAERPAARVCHPASGRVLEVFTSQPGLQFYTANYLDGSIIGKDGVTYGKHCSFCLETQNWPDAINQTSFPNCLLRPGELYHHVTRYTFTTC